The following is a genomic window from Lactococcus carnosus.
TATAAAAACTCAAGTTTTGAAAGGCCACACGGCTAATCCCTGACGTATCAAATGTGATGACAGCTGTCTCATCAGATGCTAAGCCTGTTATGGAGATTCTCTCGTTATCATGTATATCGGACGGCGTTAACACAAGATATTTGACATGCTGAGTCGCAGTAATTTTACTCGTATCTAGCGTTATCGCCCCATAATAATTTGTGACTATTGGCCGATTATTTTTCGAGTAGTCAGCTATTTTTTTTGAATTATTGGTTAATCTACCGAATTCCGAATCAATATCAATATAGCGACTACCTGATTTATCTTGACTATAGCCATTTTTGGGACTACTTTCTAGCTTAATCTGATTAATGCCTGGTTTACCATCTTTAAAATTTTTGGTATATGTTAAGCCTTGTCCAAGTATCAGTTTATTCCCGCCAAAATTTGTATAGACGCCCGGTATCACAGATAAGTTTTGTATATAGGATATGCCATCACTACCATTTTGATTTTGGTCACTTGTCGCAAGAAACTGTGTCGCAAAATTTCCTTTAATTGGGTGATTGGCATTTGCATCAATTTCCCTTGAGAAAATGGTAAACTGTCCAGCAATCCCCAAGACATTCGTATTATCAACCGTCTTAAAATCACTCTGCCAAGTCCCCGCAGCTGGTAAGCTGTCACTAACAGCTGTCGGCAATGTCTCATTTGATCCTGCTGCATCAGATTGACTAGATGTCGTCTCTTTTTGAGGAGATGTCTCTGCATTAGATTGTGTCACGTTTTTTGAAGCAGCTGACTTAGGTTCAGACCCATTCTTGTTATCCGACTCCGCAGCTGCTAAACCTGTCGATGGACTACTTGCTGCTTGGTTAAACCCACTATTAATCCTTTGATCATTTGTTGTTGCACTAGCAATGATGCTACCAATCTGAACACTTAGAACAATAAATAGCACGACTAGTACAACATGCTTATATTTCCAAAGCAAACCTCTCCTCCTTTCTTTGTTTTTTAGTAAATTTAATTATATTATATTACTTTTTTTTTCAATTGTAAACAGTTTTAATCTAGCGCGATTAATTGTAACTCATCTTCAAATGAAAATTAGATTTTAAAAAAATGCGATAATGATATCATTTTTTACTCATAAATATAGAGGGAAATCTATCATTTTTATCTAATATCACCAAATGAATCTCATATTAACGTCTTCGTAATATGAGATATAAATGAAGCTATCATGGCATAAATAGCATTAGCTATGGAGATCTTGATACGCAATCAAGACAATACGTTCTGAAAGCTTCGGAAAATGATACAAAATCATATTTGAAGATTGACTTAGGCTCAATTTATATGAGATACTATACCCATATCATATGATTAACAGTAAAGGAAGTTTTGCTATGAAACAAAACATCGTCCATATCGCTCTAGTTGTAAACGATTATGATGAAGCCATTGACTTCTACACCCAAAAATTAAACTTTGTATTGGTTGAAGATACCTATCAAGCAGAGCAAGATAAAAGGTGGGTTGTCGTCTCACCCCCTGGTTCAACTGGCACGACACTTTTGTTAGCGAAAGCGTCTAAGCCAATACAAGAAAAGTTTATTGGTGATCAGGCGGGGGACGCGTCTTCTTATTTTTAAGTACTGATGATTTTGATAGAGACTATCAAGAGATGCTCGCCAAAGGAATTGAATTTGTCCGAGAGCCTAAAGCAGCCGATTATGGTACCGTCGCGGTATTTAAAGATTTATATGGCAACCTATGGGATCTGGTGCAATTTACTGACGGCCATTTGATGCAAGAACACATGCAATAATGTAGCGTCAATCTATCTTTGAAACTGTAAACGTTCATTTTTCAGTCTTATGAGGGCACTACAGCAAAGAATGGTAGTATTGGGGGCATAACAATGCTATTATTAGCTTTGTAGGCACAACAAAACTCACAACTTTTCAGTGAAATATCATGATTTTTAGTGAA
Proteins encoded in this region:
- a CDS encoding collagen-binding domain-containing protein; this translates as MLWKYKHVVLVVLFIVLSVQIGSIIASATTNDQRINSGFNQAASSPSTGLAAAESDNKNGSEPKSAASKNVTQSNAETSPQKETTSSQSDAAGSNETLPTAVSDSLPAAGTWQSDFKTVDNTNVLGIAGQFTIFSREIDANANHPIKGNFATQFLATSDQNQNGSDGISYIQNLSVIPGVYTNFGGNKLILGQGLTYTKNFKDGKPGINQIKLESSPKNGYSQDKSGSRYIDIDSEFGRLTNNSKKIADYSKNNRPIVTNYYGAITLDTSKITATQHVKYLVLTPSDIHDNERISITGLASDETAVITFDTSGISRVAFQNLSFYNGTENKSILFNYYNLASETAYQGDITWGTQQSSGPIYAILAPQATLTLAHISFQGNIIAKKFVSQYMGNQNGNFSDIPVPTDKPPIKPKSLLSVPNLIFGKAILHSKDTPMGDWDGTFTLQASKGDNVRINVALVDPFTNAAGVKASQVSWQLLHSNYQNGQVVTTAQNISNSSAQISYWVWQDDGQGNLLQDWQYNEGNKINDFYKINIGNLASVTDTGDYTAKLRWTIVDAPS
- a CDS encoding VOC family protein; this translates as MKQNIVHIALVVNDYDEAIDFYTQKLNFVLVEDTYQAEQDKRWVVVSPPGSTGTTLLLAKASKPIQEKFIGDQAGDASSYF